Genomic DNA from Ctenopharyngodon idella isolate HZGC_01 chromosome 1, HZGC01, whole genome shotgun sequence:
GAAGATCCAGTTTAGTGAGTCCCGTTGTCCATCAGCGCCTCCTCCCGGTTTGGCACTCGGACAGTAATAAAGTCTTTCAATATGTTGGCATGTGACATGCTGGTCTGGCAGCAATTTGACGTTTATTATGTGTGtagtgtgagaaagagagagacagtccAGAAAGAATACAGCAGTGAGAGCAGCTTCAAGAGGAGGCCAAAGGTCAAGAGGTCAAAGTTCAGCGGACTCGTTCAGCTGATCACCAGGATGCCGAAGTATTTCTTCAGCTGCTCCAAAAAGACGAATGTCAGGACGGTGTGAGGAATCAAGCGGATCCCGGCCGGAACTAATCCCTGTCATACGATTGGATGGAGAGAATGATCAGTAATGAAAAAGATAAATTCCCtggtgttaaattaacaccacTCAGTGTTCATATGGGAACCACCAGCAgggtgttaaagtaacactgaagcagtgttagagTTAATTAGATACTTAAGAGAtgattgtttgattattgaagacacctgatgataacgagcagaatcactgaaaaaaagagaaacacaagaactacaactgacttcagccacagccttagatgaaatcaactgaaaagacattaaatctctctcattacaaaccagactgactttatttctgtcatttgtctacaattctttttgagaattaacagagatttagatgttgatggtcaccattatggtgatcagtgtctcgtttagttgggcagtttgacacttgactttttgtcagtttgtggtttttgtagcAGTGTTTTGTAACTGCTGGTGGTTCCCATATGAACACCAAatggtgttaatttaacactggggaaTTTGCTGTGCAGTATGTTatgacaaaatgaaacaaaataaagtcaaactgaTACCTTGTAGAAGGCCAGTGGTCCCAGTTTGGCAGTTTCAGTCAGGCAGTGTATCACACCCTAATATACAAGAACACATTTGACAAATGAGCAATTAAGATAATGACAATGatcaaagagagagaggggggttAGGGTTGGGTTGGGGGGGGGTCTCACTCTGTATTCTCCTTTAGAGTTCATTAATCTCGTCTTTATTACATCCAGTGGCTGGCAGAGGAACGTTGCACAACCTCCCTGAAGAGAGGAAGAGATGACATGAAAATGAATAACAATTACACTTCTACAAGTAAAAATTTCAAATTTAATCACTACAAACTAGTTGTCCAATAACTATCAGTaggattgaccaatcagaggctTCGGTACTCACAGCGATGAAGCTGGACAGGAAGTGTGTGAGTATGTTGTCTCCCATGAGTCCTGTTCCCAACACCAGCTGCTTGGCCTGATCATAACATGCCAGCTAACACAGAAAGAGATGTTCAACATCATTACATCATCATAAACTGGTAGTTTGCCCATGATagatttttaatactttttatgcacTTAGTTTTGGGGTAAATCTCAATTCTTCAGTATGTATTAAATGTTTCAAGGATAATCAGATATTTAATAtattcccatcatgcactgcttCCTCACCTGTCCGACAGTGACCAGAGCTCCTCTGCTGGACGCCATAGTGGCTCCTGAGAACAGCTTCCTGGTTCCCtctgagaaaaaaacatgtttagagAGAGACATTCAAACATGTGTAGATGTTCATGACTGTATGAGATGCAGAAGTGTGCTTTACCTTCCCGCCAGACCCTGAAGAGTCCATCCAGCGCGTGTTTATAGCTGCGAGAGACACAGAAATGATTCAGGTAAATCACATTATCACTCTCTGGAGAGTAAAGACTGTTTTTAGATCTAGACGCACTCACTTTCTTCTCTGCTCTACAGGAAGCTTCATATCGTTCTGCATCCTGTAGAAATAATCAACATGAAACACTCACACTTGACCAGATGAGACACAGATGAGctagaaaaacaaacacaaacccCACAATACACACCGAACATTAACCAGGTCTGCTGGGGTCCCGATGAAACCGCCAGTGAAGCctgcagaaaaacacagaaagtgagagtatatcacaatatattcttatttatatatatatgcgttATTATTATacgggttattatcgttaactaaaactagaCATTTCCAttattcaaaatgaaataataactagaaaataaaaga
This window encodes:
- the slc25a10b gene encoding mitochondrial dicarboxylate carrier, which encodes MTEKRMSRWYFGGIASCGAACCTHPLDLVKVHLQTQQEVKMRMVGMAMHVVKNDGVLALYNGLSASLCRQMSYSLTRFAIYETVRDMMGSSSQGPMPFYQKVLLGAFGGFTGGFIGTPADLVNVRMQNDMKLPVEQRRNYKHALDGLFRVWREEGTRKLFSGATMASSRGALVTVGQLACYDQAKQLVLGTGLMGDNILTHFLSSFIAGGCATFLCQPLDVIKTRLMNSKGEYRGVIHCLTETAKLGPLAFYKGLVPAGIRLIPHTVLTFVFLEQLKKYFGILVIS